Proteins from a single region of Bos javanicus breed banteng chromosome 7, ARS-OSU_banteng_1.0, whole genome shotgun sequence:
- the PLPPR2 gene encoding phospholipid phosphatase-related protein type 2 isoform X3: MAGGRPQLKRSFSIIPCFVFVESVLLGIVVLLAYRLEFTDTFPVHTQGFFCYDSTYAKPYPGPEATSRAPPALIYALVTAGPTLTILLGELARAFFPAPPSAVPIIGESTIVSGACCRFSPPLRRLVRFLGVYSFGLFTTTIFANAGQVVTGNPTPHFLSVCRPNYTALGCPPPSPDRPGPDRFVTDQGACAGSPSLVAAARRAFPCKDAALCAYAVTYTAMYVTLVFRVKGSRLVKPSLCLALLCPAFLVGVVRVAEYRNHWSDVLAGFLTGAAIATFLVTCVVHNFQSRPPSGRRLSPWEDLSQAPTMDSPLEKNPRAAGRIRHRHGSPHPSRRTAPAVAT, encoded by the exons ATGGCGGGAGGGAGACCACAGCTGAAGAGGAGTTTTTCCATCATCCCCTGCTTTGTCTTCGTGGAG TCGGTACTGCTGGGCATCGTGGTCCTGCTTGCCTACCGCCTGGAGTTCACAGACACATTCCCTGTGCACACCCAGGGCTTCTTCTGCTATGATAGTACCTATGCCAAGCCCTACCCAGGGCCTGAGGCTACCAGCAGAGCACCCCCAGCCCTCATCTACGCCCTGGTCACCGCTGGGCCCACCCTCACG ATCCTGCTTGGGGAGCTGGCGCGTGCCTTTTTCCCTGCACCGCCCTCAGCCGTCCCCATCATTGGGGAGAGCACCATCGTGTCCGGGGCCTGCTGCCGCTTCAGCCCCCCGTTGCGGAGGCTGGTCCGCTTCCTGG GGGTCTACTCTTTTGGCCTCTTCACCACGACCATCTTCGCTAACGCGGGGCAGGTGGTGACCGGTAATCCCACGCCTCATTTCCTGTCCGTGTGCCGCCCCAACTACACGGCCCTGGGCTGCCCGCCACCCTCACCGGACCGGCCAGGGCCCGACCGTTTCGTCACTGACCAGGGTGCCTGCGCCGGCAGTCccagcctggtggctgctgcGCGCCGCGCCTTCCCCTGCAAGGACGCTGCCCTTTGCGCCTATGCCGTCACCTACACAGCG ATGTACGTGACACTCGTGTTCCGCGTGAAGGGCTCTCGCCTGGTCAAACCCTCACTCTGCCTGGCCCTGCTGTGCCCTGCTTTCCTGGTGGGCGTGGTCCGCGTGGCGGAGTACCGCAACCACTGGTCGGATGTGCTGGCTGGCTTCCTGACAGGGGCAGCGATTGCCACCTTTCTG GTCACCTGTGTCGTGCACAACTTCCAGAGCCGGCCACCCTCTGGCCGAAGGCTCTCCCCTTGGGAGGACCTGAGCCAAGCCCCCACCATGGACAGCCCCCTCGAAAA GAACCCGAGGGCTGCAGGTCGCATTCGACACCGGCACGGCTCACCCCATCCA AGCCGCAGAACTGCGCCCGCCGTGGCCACCTGA
- the EPOR gene encoding erythropoietin receptor isoform X1 gives MYHLPAPLRAGIGFLCLLLAGAAWAPPPNPTDPKFENKAALLTAREPDEFLCFTERLEDLVCFWEEAATAGVGPDNYSFSYQLEGEPWKPCRLHQAPTARGLVRFWCSLPTADTSSFVPLELHVTAASGASRYRRTIHVNEVVLLDPPARLVARRADEGGHVVLRWLPPPGAPMASLIRYEVNISAENAAGSAQRVEILDGRTECLLSNLRGGTRYTFMVRARMAEPSFGGFWSAWSEPASLLTASDLDPLILTLCLVLVLILLLLAVLALLSHRRTLKQKIWPGIPSPESEFEGLFTTHKGNFQLWLYQTDGCLWWSPSTPLPEDPPAPLEVLSECCWGVTQAVEPGADDGGPLLEPVGSEHAQDSYLVLDKWLLPRSPPSEDLLQPGGDMDIVTMDEASEASSCTSALALKPGPEGASATSFEYTILDPSSKLLRPRALPPELLPTPPHLKYLYLVVSDSGISTDYSSGGSQEAQGGSSNGPYSNPYENSLIPAPKPSPPSYVACS, from the exons ATGTATCATCTCCCGGCACCCCTCCGGGCTGGAATTGGCTTCCTCTGCCTCTTGCTCGCTGGGGCAGCCTGGGCTCCCCCACCCAATCCAACGGACCCCAAGTTTGAAAACAAAG CGGCCCTGCTGACAGCCCGCGAGCCTGATGAGTTTCTGTGCTTCACCGAGCGCTTGGAGGATTTGGTGTGTTTCTGGGAGGAAGCGGCCACCGCCGGAGTCGGCCCGGACAACTACAGCTTCTCTTATCAGCTCGA GGGTGAGCCGTGGAAGCCATGCCGCCTGCATCAGGCACCCACCGCCCGCGGCTTGGTGCGTTTCTGGTGCTCGCTGCCTACAGCCGACACGTCGAGCTTCGTGCCCCTAGAGCTGCACGTCACTGCGGCCTCGGGCGCTTCACGCTACCGCCGTACCATTCACGTCAACGAAGTGG TGCTCCTAGACCCTCCCGCCAGGCTTGTAGCTCGGCGGGCCGACGAGGGCGGCCACGTGGTACTGCGCTGGCTCCCGCCGCCTGGGGCACCCATGGCGAGCCTTATCCGCTATGAGGTGAATATCTCGGCAGAGAACGCCGCAGGGAGCGCACAGAGG GTGGAGATCCTCGACGGCCGCACCGAGTGCTTGCTGAGCAACCTGCGGGGCGGAACGCGCTACACCTTCATGGTACGCGCGCGTATGGCCGAGCCCAGCTTCGGTGGCTTCTGGAGCGCCTGGTCCGAGCCTGCGTCACTGCTGACGGCTAGTG ACTTGGACCCCCTCATCCTGACGCTCTGCCTCGTCCTCGTgctcattctgctgctgctggccGTGCTGGCCCTGCTCTCCCACCGCCG GACTCTGAAGCAGAAGATCTGGCCTGGCATCCCAAGCCCTGAGAGCGAGTTTGAAGGCCTCTTCACAACCCACAAGGGTAATTTCCAG CTGTGGCTGTACCAGACTGACGGGTGTCTGTGGTGGAGCCCCAGCACCCCCCTCCCAGAGGACCCACCTGCCCCCCTGGAAGTCCTCTCTGAGTGCTGCTGGGGGGTGACACAGGCAGTGGAACCTGGGGCAGATGACGGGGGGCCCCTCCTGGAGCCAGTGGGCAGCGAGCATGCCCAAGACAGCTACCTGGTACTGGACAAGTGGTTGCTGCCCCGGAGTCCACCGAGCGAGGATCTCCTGCAGCCTGGTGGCGATATGGACATAGTGACCATGGATGAAGCCTCAGAAGCGTCCTCCTGCACATCCGCTTTGGCCCTGAAGCCTGGGCCGGAGGGGGCCTCTGCTACTAGCTTTGAGTACACCATTCTTGACCCCAGCTCCAAGCTCTTGCGCCCAAGGGCACTGCCCCCTgagctgctccccaccccaccccacctaaAGTACCTGTACCTcgtggtgtccgactctggcaTCTCAACTGACTATAGCTCAGGGGGTTCCCAGGAAGCCCAGGGGGGTTCATCCAATGGTCCCTACTCCAACCCTTATGAGAACAGCCTCATCCCAGCCCCCAAGCCTTCACCCCCAAGCTACGTGGCCTGCTCCTAG
- the PLPPR2 gene encoding phospholipid phosphatase-related protein type 2 isoform X2 — protein MAGGRPQLKRSFSIIPCFVFVEILLGELARAFFPAPPSAVPIIGESTIVSGACCRFSPPLRRLVRFLGVYSFGLFTTTIFANAGQVVTGNPTPHFLSVCRPNYTALGCPPPSPDRPGPDRFVTDQGACAGSPSLVAAARRAFPCKDAALCAYAVTYTAMYVTLVFRVKGSRLVKPSLCLALLCPAFLVGVVRVAEYRNHWSDVLAGFLTGAAIATFLVTCVVHNFQSRPPSGRRLSPWEDLSQAPTMDSPLEKLSVAQEPEGCRSHSTPARLTPSKPQNCARRGHLIPNCVSSRAPAMCSSPRVPRPRLRSEPTPLPLPLPLPAPAPSQGPSPSSPGPGGPGGGGGRGRKLLLPTPLLRDLYTLSGLYPSPFHRDNFSPYLFASRDHLL, from the exons ATGGCGGGAGGGAGACCACAGCTGAAGAGGAGTTTTTCCATCATCCCCTGCTTTGTCTTCGTGGAG ATCCTGCTTGGGGAGCTGGCGCGTGCCTTTTTCCCTGCACCGCCCTCAGCCGTCCCCATCATTGGGGAGAGCACCATCGTGTCCGGGGCCTGCTGCCGCTTCAGCCCCCCGTTGCGGAGGCTGGTCCGCTTCCTGG GGGTCTACTCTTTTGGCCTCTTCACCACGACCATCTTCGCTAACGCGGGGCAGGTGGTGACCGGTAATCCCACGCCTCATTTCCTGTCCGTGTGCCGCCCCAACTACACGGCCCTGGGCTGCCCGCCACCCTCACCGGACCGGCCAGGGCCCGACCGTTTCGTCACTGACCAGGGTGCCTGCGCCGGCAGTCccagcctggtggctgctgcGCGCCGCGCCTTCCCCTGCAAGGACGCTGCCCTTTGCGCCTATGCCGTCACCTACACAGCG ATGTACGTGACACTCGTGTTCCGCGTGAAGGGCTCTCGCCTGGTCAAACCCTCACTCTGCCTGGCCCTGCTGTGCCCTGCTTTCCTGGTGGGCGTGGTCCGCGTGGCGGAGTACCGCAACCACTGGTCGGATGTGCTGGCTGGCTTCCTGACAGGGGCAGCGATTGCCACCTTTCTG GTCACCTGTGTCGTGCACAACTTCCAGAGCCGGCCACCCTCTGGCCGAAGGCTCTCCCCTTGGGAGGACCTGAGCCAAGCCCCCACCATGGACAGCCCCCTCGAAAAGTTAAGTGTGGCCCAG GAACCCGAGGGCTGCAGGTCGCATTCGACACCGGCACGGCTCACCCCATCCA AGCCGCAGAACTGCGCCCGCCGTGGCCACCTGATCCCCAACTGCGTGTCCTCCAGGGCTCCAGCCATGTGTTCATCGCCCCGTGTGCCCCGCCCTCGATTGAGGTCTGAGCCGACgcccctgcctctccctctgcccctgccGGCACCAGCCCCCAGCCAGGGCCCCTCACCCTCTTCGCCTGGGCCTGGGGGGCCGGGCGGGGGTGGTGGCCGTGGCCGGAAGCTGCTGCTGCCCACACCCCTGCTGCGGGACCTATACACCCTTAGCGGACTCTATCCCTCCCCCTTCCACCGGGACAATTTCAGCCCTTACCTGTTTGCCAGCCGTGACCACCTGCTGTGA
- the EPOR gene encoding erythropoietin receptor isoform X2, with translation MYHLPAPLRAGIGFLCLLLAGAAWAPPPNPTDPKFENKAALLTAREPDEFLCFTERLEDLVCFWEEAATAGVGPDNYSFSYQLEGEPWKPCRLHQAPTARGLVRFWCSLPTADTSSFVPLELHVTAASGASRYRRTIHVNEVVLLDPPARLVARRADEGGHVVLRWLPPPGAPMASLIRYEVEILDGRTECLLSNLRGGTRYTFMVRARMAEPSFGGFWSAWSEPASLLTASDLDPLILTLCLVLVLILLLLAVLALLSHRRTLKQKIWPGIPSPESEFEGLFTTHKGNFQLWLYQTDGCLWWSPSTPLPEDPPAPLEVLSECCWGVTQAVEPGADDGGPLLEPVGSEHAQDSYLVLDKWLLPRSPPSEDLLQPGGDMDIVTMDEASEASSCTSALALKPGPEGASATSFEYTILDPSSKLLRPRALPPELLPTPPHLKYLYLVVSDSGISTDYSSGGSQEAQGGSSNGPYSNPYENSLIPAPKPSPPSYVACS, from the exons ATGTATCATCTCCCGGCACCCCTCCGGGCTGGAATTGGCTTCCTCTGCCTCTTGCTCGCTGGGGCAGCCTGGGCTCCCCCACCCAATCCAACGGACCCCAAGTTTGAAAACAAAG CGGCCCTGCTGACAGCCCGCGAGCCTGATGAGTTTCTGTGCTTCACCGAGCGCTTGGAGGATTTGGTGTGTTTCTGGGAGGAAGCGGCCACCGCCGGAGTCGGCCCGGACAACTACAGCTTCTCTTATCAGCTCGA GGGTGAGCCGTGGAAGCCATGCCGCCTGCATCAGGCACCCACCGCCCGCGGCTTGGTGCGTTTCTGGTGCTCGCTGCCTACAGCCGACACGTCGAGCTTCGTGCCCCTAGAGCTGCACGTCACTGCGGCCTCGGGCGCTTCACGCTACCGCCGTACCATTCACGTCAACGAAGTGG TGCTCCTAGACCCTCCCGCCAGGCTTGTAGCTCGGCGGGCCGACGAGGGCGGCCACGTGGTACTGCGCTGGCTCCCGCCGCCTGGGGCACCCATGGCGAGCCTTATCCGCTATGAG GTGGAGATCCTCGACGGCCGCACCGAGTGCTTGCTGAGCAACCTGCGGGGCGGAACGCGCTACACCTTCATGGTACGCGCGCGTATGGCCGAGCCCAGCTTCGGTGGCTTCTGGAGCGCCTGGTCCGAGCCTGCGTCACTGCTGACGGCTAGTG ACTTGGACCCCCTCATCCTGACGCTCTGCCTCGTCCTCGTgctcattctgctgctgctggccGTGCTGGCCCTGCTCTCCCACCGCCG GACTCTGAAGCAGAAGATCTGGCCTGGCATCCCAAGCCCTGAGAGCGAGTTTGAAGGCCTCTTCACAACCCACAAGGGTAATTTCCAG CTGTGGCTGTACCAGACTGACGGGTGTCTGTGGTGGAGCCCCAGCACCCCCCTCCCAGAGGACCCACCTGCCCCCCTGGAAGTCCTCTCTGAGTGCTGCTGGGGGGTGACACAGGCAGTGGAACCTGGGGCAGATGACGGGGGGCCCCTCCTGGAGCCAGTGGGCAGCGAGCATGCCCAAGACAGCTACCTGGTACTGGACAAGTGGTTGCTGCCCCGGAGTCCACCGAGCGAGGATCTCCTGCAGCCTGGTGGCGATATGGACATAGTGACCATGGATGAAGCCTCAGAAGCGTCCTCCTGCACATCCGCTTTGGCCCTGAAGCCTGGGCCGGAGGGGGCCTCTGCTACTAGCTTTGAGTACACCATTCTTGACCCCAGCTCCAAGCTCTTGCGCCCAAGGGCACTGCCCCCTgagctgctccccaccccaccccacctaaAGTACCTGTACCTcgtggtgtccgactctggcaTCTCAACTGACTATAGCTCAGGGGGTTCCCAGGAAGCCCAGGGGGGTTCATCCAATGGTCCCTACTCCAACCCTTATGAGAACAGCCTCATCCCAGCCCCCAAGCCTTCACCCCCAAGCTACGTGGCCTGCTCCTAG
- the PLPPR2 gene encoding phospholipid phosphatase-related protein type 2 isoform X1, translating into MAGGRPQLKRSFSIIPCFVFVESVLLGIVVLLAYRLEFTDTFPVHTQGFFCYDSTYAKPYPGPEATSRAPPALIYALVTAGPTLTILLGELARAFFPAPPSAVPIIGESTIVSGACCRFSPPLRRLVRFLGVYSFGLFTTTIFANAGQVVTGNPTPHFLSVCRPNYTALGCPPPSPDRPGPDRFVTDQGACAGSPSLVAAARRAFPCKDAALCAYAVTYTAMYVTLVFRVKGSRLVKPSLCLALLCPAFLVGVVRVAEYRNHWSDVLAGFLTGAAIATFLVTCVVHNFQSRPPSGRRLSPWEDLSQAPTMDSPLEKLSVAQEPEGCRSHSTPARLTPSKPQNCARRGHLIPNCVSSRAPAMCSSPRVPRPRLRSEPTPLPLPLPLPAPAPSQGPSPSSPGPGGPGGGGGRGRKLLLPTPLLRDLYTLSGLYPSPFHRDNFSPYLFASRDHLL; encoded by the exons ATGGCGGGAGGGAGACCACAGCTGAAGAGGAGTTTTTCCATCATCCCCTGCTTTGTCTTCGTGGAG TCGGTACTGCTGGGCATCGTGGTCCTGCTTGCCTACCGCCTGGAGTTCACAGACACATTCCCTGTGCACACCCAGGGCTTCTTCTGCTATGATAGTACCTATGCCAAGCCCTACCCAGGGCCTGAGGCTACCAGCAGAGCACCCCCAGCCCTCATCTACGCCCTGGTCACCGCTGGGCCCACCCTCACG ATCCTGCTTGGGGAGCTGGCGCGTGCCTTTTTCCCTGCACCGCCCTCAGCCGTCCCCATCATTGGGGAGAGCACCATCGTGTCCGGGGCCTGCTGCCGCTTCAGCCCCCCGTTGCGGAGGCTGGTCCGCTTCCTGG GGGTCTACTCTTTTGGCCTCTTCACCACGACCATCTTCGCTAACGCGGGGCAGGTGGTGACCGGTAATCCCACGCCTCATTTCCTGTCCGTGTGCCGCCCCAACTACACGGCCCTGGGCTGCCCGCCACCCTCACCGGACCGGCCAGGGCCCGACCGTTTCGTCACTGACCAGGGTGCCTGCGCCGGCAGTCccagcctggtggctgctgcGCGCCGCGCCTTCCCCTGCAAGGACGCTGCCCTTTGCGCCTATGCCGTCACCTACACAGCG ATGTACGTGACACTCGTGTTCCGCGTGAAGGGCTCTCGCCTGGTCAAACCCTCACTCTGCCTGGCCCTGCTGTGCCCTGCTTTCCTGGTGGGCGTGGTCCGCGTGGCGGAGTACCGCAACCACTGGTCGGATGTGCTGGCTGGCTTCCTGACAGGGGCAGCGATTGCCACCTTTCTG GTCACCTGTGTCGTGCACAACTTCCAGAGCCGGCCACCCTCTGGCCGAAGGCTCTCCCCTTGGGAGGACCTGAGCCAAGCCCCCACCATGGACAGCCCCCTCGAAAAGTTAAGTGTGGCCCAG GAACCCGAGGGCTGCAGGTCGCATTCGACACCGGCACGGCTCACCCCATCCA AGCCGCAGAACTGCGCCCGCCGTGGCCACCTGATCCCCAACTGCGTGTCCTCCAGGGCTCCAGCCATGTGTTCATCGCCCCGTGTGCCCCGCCCTCGATTGAGGTCTGAGCCGACgcccctgcctctccctctgcccctgccGGCACCAGCCCCCAGCCAGGGCCCCTCACCCTCTTCGCCTGGGCCTGGGGGGCCGGGCGGGGGTGGTGGCCGTGGCCGGAAGCTGCTGCTGCCCACACCCCTGCTGCGGGACCTATACACCCTTAGCGGACTCTATCCCTCCCCCTTCCACCGGGACAATTTCAGCCCTTACCTGTTTGCCAGCCGTGACCACCTGCTGTGA
- the SWSAP1 gene encoding ATPase SWSAP1: MAETLRRALNLGIAAGPGKNTAEAEPPLLLLGGPGSGKTALLFAAALEAAGEGRGPVLFLTRRPLQSLPRRTGSALEPLRLQKIRFQYPPSTRELLRFLCSAHEARGPAPSLLLLDGLEEYLVEDPGSQEAAYLAALLLDTAVHFSHRVGPGRGCGLIVALQTQEEGGDSGNALQLALLQRYFPAQCWLQPDAAGPGQCCLRASLEPGGLGPREEWWVIFQPDGEMTITRWPTQAVDTSSHKDSSSGGQP; encoded by the exons ATGGCGGAGACGCTGAGGCGAGCGCTAAACTTGGGCATCGCGGCGGGCCCCGGGAAGAACACAGCTGAAGCCGAACCGCCTTTGCTGCTGCTCGGCGGTCCAGGCTCTGGGAAGACAGCGCTGCTATTCGCGGCGGCCCTGGAGGCGGCAGGGGAAGGCCGAGGCCCGGTCCTCTTCCTGACCCGGAGGCCTCTTCAAAGTCTGCCCCGCAGGACTGGATCAGCGCTCGAACCACTGCGATTACAA aAGATCCGCTTCCAGTACCCACCCTCAACCCGTGAGCTCCTCCGGTTTCTGTGCTCTGCCCATGAGGCCCGTGGACCAGCCCCCTCACTCTTGCTGCTTGATGGCCTGGAGGAGTACCTAGTAGAAGACCCTGGGTCCCAGGAAGCCGCCTACCTGGCTGCCCTGCTTCTGGACACAGCTGTCCACTTCAGCCACCGGGTTGGGCCTGGCCGGGGCTGTGGGCTCATTGTGGCCCTCCAGacccaggaggaaggaggagacagtGGAAATGCTCTGCAGCTGGCACTCCTTCAGAGGTATTTCCCTGCCCAGTGCTGGCTGCAGCCGGATGCAGCAGGCCCAGGACAGTGCTGCCTCCGAGCCTCcctggagccaggtgggctgggcCCCAGGGAAGAATGGTGGGTGATTTTTCAACCAGATGGAGAGATGACAATCACCCGATGGCCCACCCAGGCGGTTGACACCAGCTCGCACAAAGATTCAAGCTCTGGAGGCCAACCGTGA